In Camelus dromedarius isolate mCamDro1 chromosome 24, mCamDro1.pat, whole genome shotgun sequence, one genomic interval encodes:
- the KDELR2 gene encoding ER lumen protein-retaining receptor 2 isoform X1, whose protein sequence is MNIFRLTGDLSHLAAIVILLLKIWKTRSCAGISGKSQLLFALVFTTRYLDLFTSFISLYNTSMKLIYIACSYATVYLIYMKFKATYDGNHDTFRVEFLVVPVGGLSFLVNHDFSPLEILWTFSIYLESVAILPQLFMISKTGEAETITTHYLFFLGLYRALYLVNWIWRFYFEGFFDLIAVVAGVVQTILYCDFFYLYITKVLKGKKLSLPA, encoded by the exons ATGAACATCTTCCGGCTGACGGGGGACCTGTCCCACCTGGCGGCCATCGTCATCCTGCTGCTGAAGATCTGGAAGACGCGCTCCTGCGCGG GTATTTCTGGGAAAAGCCAGCTTCTGTTTGCACTGGTCTTCACAACTCGTTACCTGGAtctttttacttcatttatttcattatataacaCGTCTATGAAG ctcaTCTACATTGCCTGCTCTTATGCCACAGTGTACCTGATCTACATGAAATTTAAGGCAACCTACGATGGAAATCATGATACCTTTCGAGTGGAATTTCTGGTGGTCCCTGTGGGAGGCCTCTCATTTCTAGTCAATCATGACTTCTCTCCTCTTGAG ATTCTGTGGACCTTCTCCATCTACCTGGAATCGGTGGCTATCCTGCCACAGCTCTTCATGATCAGCAAGACCGGGGAGGCGGAGACCATCACCACCCACTACCTGTTCTTCCTGGGCCTCTACCGCGCCCTGTACCTCGTCAACTGGATCTGGCGCTTCTACTTCGAGGGCTTCTTCGACCTCATTGCTGTGGTGGCCGGCGTTGTCCAGACCATCCTGTACTGTGACTTCTTCTACTTGTACATCACGAAAG TACTCAAGGGAAAGAAGCTCAGTCTGCCAGCGTAA
- the KDELR2 gene encoding ER lumen protein-retaining receptor 2 isoform X2, with product MNIFRLTGDLSHLAAIVILLLKIWKTRSCAGISGKSQLLFALVFTTRYLDLFTSFISLYNTSMKLIYIACSYATVYLIYMKFKATYDGNHDTFRVEFLVVPVGGLSFLVNHDFSPLEYSRERSSVCQRKCQRPSAASVLQGARTEFLPQQRHKMLETENQKLNSFVADSHQWLCKNPEGKNQRVSV from the exons ATGAACATCTTCCGGCTGACGGGGGACCTGTCCCACCTGGCGGCCATCGTCATCCTGCTGCTGAAGATCTGGAAGACGCGCTCCTGCGCGG GTATTTCTGGGAAAAGCCAGCTTCTGTTTGCACTGGTCTTCACAACTCGTTACCTGGAtctttttacttcatttatttcattatataacaCGTCTATGAAG ctcaTCTACATTGCCTGCTCTTATGCCACAGTGTACCTGATCTACATGAAATTTAAGGCAACCTACGATGGAAATCATGATACCTTTCGAGTGGAATTTCTGGTGGTCCCTGTGGGAGGCCTCTCATTTCTAGTCAATCATGACTTCTCTCCTCTTGAG TACTCAAGGGAAAGAAGCTCAGTCTGCCAGCGTAAGTGCCAAAGACCATCAGCAGCCTCTGTCCTTCAGGGTGCTCGGACGGAATTCTTACCACAGCAAAGGCACAAGATGCTTGAGAcggaaaaccagaaacttaactctTTTGTTGCAGATAGTCATCAGTGGCTCTGTAAGAACCCAGAGGGAAAGAACCAGAGGGTTTCTGTTTAA